One region of Hemiscyllium ocellatum isolate sHemOce1 unplaced genomic scaffold, sHemOce1.pat.X.cur. scaffold_3187_pat_ctg1, whole genome shotgun sequence genomic DNA includes:
- the LOC132813061 gene encoding glutathione S-transferase theta-1-like yields MGLELYLDLHSQPGRAVYIFAKKNNIVFEFKQVDLFTGQQYSEDFGKVNPLRLVPALKDGDFTMGESVAILKYLACKYKTPDPWYPADLQRRARVDEYLAWQHMTIRYQGCRVLCSGACCQF; encoded by the exons ATGGGCCTGGAGCTGTACTTGGATTTGCACTCACAGCCCGGCCGAGCTGTCTACATTTTCGCCAAGAAGAATAACATTGTGTTTGAGTTTAAGCAGGTCGATCTGTTCACAG GTCAGCAGTACAGTGAGGACTTTGGCAAAGTGAATCCCCTCAGACTGGTGCCAGCGCTCAAGGATGGAGACTTCACCATGGGAGAAAG TGTAGCGATTCTCAAATACCTGGCGTGTAAATACAAGACACCCGACCCCTGGTACCCGGCTGATCTCCAGAGGCGTGCCCGAGTGGATGAGTATCTGGCCTGGCAGCACATGACCATTCGATATCAGGGATGCAGGGTTTTGTGTTCAGG